TCTGCTCCCACCGTTGCTCAAACGACTTCTCCATCTCCAAGTCCGGGTGCAGAGGTCAACTTTTCTGATGTTGCACCTGATTTTTGGGCGCGACCATTTATTCAAGCTCTAGCCCAAAGAAACATTATTACAGGCTTTCCTAATGGAACTTTTAGACCACAGCAGCCTGTGGAACGTGCAGAATTTGCTACAATGATAGCCAAAGCTTTTGAGCAAAATCAAGTTCGACAGTTAGGTGAATCTGGATTTACGGATGTTCCTGGTGATTACTGGGCGGCTTCTGAAATACAAGAAGCCTTTCAAACAGGATTTATGGTAGGTTATGGCGGCACATTGTTTTTCCCAGAGCAACCTATTCCTAGAGCGCAGGCGATAACTGCTTTAGCAAATGGTTTGCGTTTATCTCCTAATGGTACGCCAGCAAATATTCTTAGAAGTTACTACCAAGATGCTGGATGGATACCTGCTTACGCTATCAATCCTATAGCTGCTGCTACACAAGCAAATATTGTGGTCAACTACCCAAATGTAAAAGCTCTCAATCCACTCCGAAATCTCACCCGTGCGGAAGCCGCAGCACTTTTGTATCAAGCCTTAGTGCGGCAAGGAAAAATAGAACCACTTCCTAACAATGTTGCCGCTACTAATTATATTGTGGGTCGCAATAATGCGATCGGCCAAACCAGTTCCACGACTACATCTACGTCGAATAATGGTAGTTCCACTAGCACAACCAGTTCCACAACTACATCTACCTCAGATACTCGTGGTTCCACTAACACAACCACTTCAACGACTTCCACAACAGAGCCTGGTGACATTTATGCTCTGTCTACATTGAACTTTACAACATTAAGTTCTGCATTGAAAACAGCAGGTTTAGCAGACACTCTCAAAGGCAAAGGCCCTTATACAGTTTTTGCTCCGACTGATGAAGCCTTTGCTGCTTTACCTAAAGAGACCCTGAACAAACTATTACAACCTGAGAATCGAGAAACGTTGACTAAGATTTTGAAATATCATGTGGTGTCTGGTGAACTCACTACCGATCAACTCAAGCGTGGAGAACTGAAAACGCTTGAGGATAGACCTATCAATATTCAAATTAATCCTGGCACTAATCAAATTGCGGTGAACGATGCAAGTGTAACTCAACCGAACATCAAAGCAAGTAACGGTGTTATCCATGCGATTAATGAAGTTTTAATACCACCTGACATCAATTTGAACCAGTTAGGGAAATAGCTTTCTATTGCCTGTGTACTTGGATTACTTTGCAACGCCTTATTTGAGGGTAAAGTAGTAAGTATGACACCAGCCACTATGTAAAATCTCTTAGCCTTGCTACAAGAGCTTTCCAAAAATAAAATGGCTTATTGACACAAAAATCTCTAAAAAACCTTGTTTTTGCAGTACCAATTGAAGTTTAAGTTATTTGGCACAGCATTTAGTAACGTAGCCACAAAAGTTTCAAGCTCTAGAAATTAGAGGGATTCAAATGGTACGACTCAAAGTAGCAAATCTGGTCTGCCAAATCCTGATTTTTAGGTAAAAGTTAGTTTTTTTCTAAAACCAAGTCTGAGTAAGATTTACAGATGACACGTGGCGGCAAAATGCGTCTTAGCTACTTTTACCCCGTTTTAGCTCCTTTTTATCCTTGAGAACTCTGACCGATAGATACTAGCCAATGCAGCTCACTGCACAATGTTCAAGTTGTTTGCTCACAGTTGATCATCCACGGCGTACCGAACTGATCGACTAACATGCCAAAGCGGGCAGACCAGAAGGTTTGATTGAGCGGCATGGTGACTTTGCCGTTTTCTGCCAGCGTGTGAAAAATTCGTTCCGCTTCTGCTGGGGTCTCAACACTGATCTGCACGTAGAAGCCTTGAGGGGTTTCAAAATATCCAGGCGGACTATCAGATCCCATCAAGAGTCGGTCTCCCAAGTCGAGACAAACATGCATAATCTTGTCATGCCATTCAGGGGGTACCTGTTCTGCCGAGGGTGCCTCCTTATGCGTCATCATCATCGTGATTTTGCCACCGAGACACTGCTCATAAAACTTGAAT
Above is a genomic segment from Fischerella sp. JS2 containing:
- a CDS encoding fasciclin domain-containing protein, encoding MFSFLRWSSGSAALLGVTMTFAAIVPVTISAPTVAQTTSPSPSPGAEVNFSDVAPDFWARPFIQALAQRNIITGFPNGTFRPQQPVERAEFATMIAKAFEQNQVRQLGESGFTDVPGDYWAASEIQEAFQTGFMVGYGGTLFFPEQPIPRAQAITALANGLRLSPNGTPANILRSYYQDAGWIPAYAINPIAAATQANIVVNYPNVKALNPLRNLTRAEAAALLYQALVRQGKIEPLPNNVAATNYIVGRNNAIGQTSSTTTSTSNNGSSTSTTSSTTTSTSDTRGSTNTTTSTTSTTEPGDIYALSTLNFTTLSSALKTAGLADTLKGKGPYTVFAPTDEAFAALPKETLNKLLQPENRETLTKILKYHVVSGELTTDQLKRGELKTLEDRPINIQINPGTNQIAVNDASVTQPNIKASNGVIHAINEVLIPPDINLNQLGK
- a CDS encoding VOC family protein; protein product: MKLNPYLMFNGNCEAAFKFYEQCLGGKITMMMTHKEAPSAEQVPPEWHDKIMHVCLDLGDRLLMGSDSPPGYFETPQGFYVQISVETPAEAERIFHTLAENGKVTMPLNQTFWSARFGMLVDQFGTPWMINCEQTT